The following are encoded together in the Buteo buteo chromosome 2, bButBut1.hap1.1, whole genome shotgun sequence genome:
- the UCKL1 gene encoding uridine-cytidine kinase-like 1 isoform X5, translated as MAAAPVAEGAPVEPHDSNSSAESLDRLYPAVGSTKPPRKRTTSQCKSEPPLLRTSKRTIYTAGRPPWYNEHGTQSKEAFVIGLGGGSASGKTTVATMIIEALDVPWVVLLSMDSFYKVLTKQQQEQAASNDFNFDHPDAFDFDLIIATLKKLKQGKSVKIPIYDFTTHSRKKEWKTLYGANVIIFEGIMAFADKELLKLLDLKIFVDTDSDIRLVRRLRRDISERGRDIEGVIKQYNKFVKPAFDQYIQPTMRLADIVVPRGSGNTVAIDLIVQHVHSQLEERELSVRLSKAVRGRWEPWIPCRAQRLSAASLMAPRRSVAASAWRERKLRWDMAALASAHQCHPLPQTLSVLKSTPQVRGMHTIIRNKETSRDEFIFYSKRLMRLLIEHALSLLPFQSCTVQTPQGQDYEGRTYSGKQITGVSILRAGETMEPALRAVCKDVRIGTILIQTNCNTGEPELHYLRLPKDISEDHVILMDCTVSTGAAAMMAVRVLLDHDVPEDKIFLLSLLMAEMGVHSVAYAFPRVKIITTAVDKKVNDLFRIIPGIGNFGDRYFGTDAPPDWSDDEDALST; from the exons ATGGCCGCGGCCCCGGTGGCCGAGGGGGCTCCGGTGGAGCCGCACGACAG CAACAGCAGTGCCGAATCCTTGGACCGGCTGTACCCTGCAGTGGGCTCCACCAAGCCACCCCGAAAGCGGACCACTAGCCAGTGCAAGTCTGAGCCACCCCTGCTGCGGACCAGCAAGAGGACCATCTACACGGCTGGCCGACCACCATGGTACAACGAGCATGGGACGCAGTCCAAAGAGGCCTTCGTGATAG GCCTGGGAGGAGGCAGTGCCTCTGGGAAGACCACGGTGGCCACCATGATCATTGAGGCTCTCGATGTCCCTTGGGTGGTTCTGCTGTCCATGGACTCCTTCTACAAG GTGTTgaccaagcagcagcaggagcaggcagccagcAATGACTTCAACTTTGACCATCCCGATGCCTTCGACTTTGACCTCATCATCGCCACTCTGAAGAAGCTGAAGCAAGGCAAGAGCGTGAAGATCCCCATCTACGACTTCACCACCCACAGCCGGAAGAAGGAATGG AAAACCCTGTATGGCGCCAACGTGATTATCTTTGAAGGCATCATGGCATTCGCGGACAAGGAGCTCCTGAAG CTCCTGGATCTGAAGATATTTGTGGACACGGACTCGGACATCCGCTTGGTGCGTCGCCTGCGCAGGGACATCAGCGAGCGCGGCCGTGACATCGAGGGTGTCATCAAGCAGTACAACAAGTTTGTCAAGCCCGCCTTCGACCAGTACATCCAGCCCACCATGCGGCTGGCCGACATCGTTGTCCCTCGAG GGAGCGGGAACACAGTGGCTATTGACCTGATCGTTCAGCATGTCCACAGCCAGCTGGAAGAG CGTGAACTCAGTGTCAG GTTGAGCAAAGCGGTTCGAGGGCGGTGGGAGCCCTGGATCCCTTGCCGCGCGCAGAGGCTCTCGGCTGCAAGCCTGATGGCACCCAGAAGGAGCGTAGCAGCTTCGGCGTGGCGAGAG AGGAAGCTGCGCTGGGATAT gGCCGCCCTGGCCTCAGCCCACCAGTGCCACCCCCTTCCTCAGACCCTCAGTGTGCTGAAGAGCACCCCTCAGGTGAGGGGCATGCACACCATCATCAG AAACAAGGAGACCAGCAGAGATGAGTTCATTTTCTACTCCAAGAGGCTGATGCGGTTGCTGATTGAGCACGCGCTCTCCTTGCTCCCGTTCCAG AGTTGCACAGTGCAGACCCCTCAGGGACAGGACTACGAAGGGAGGACATACAGCGGGAAGCAA ATCACCGGGGTGTCTATCCTGCGAGCGGGCGAGACCATGGAGCCGGCGCTGAGAGCGGTGTGCAAGGACGTCCGCATCGGGACCATCCTCATCCAGACCAACTGCAACACGGGCGAGCCGGAG ctccacTACCTGCGGCTGCCGAAGGACATCAGCGAAGACCACGTCATCCTGATGGACTGCACGGTCTCCACGGGCGCAGCAGCCATGATGGCAGTGCGGGTGCTGCTG GATCATGATGTCCCAGAAGACAAgatcttcctcctctccctgcttaTGGCGGAGATGGGTGTCCACTCAGTCGCCTATGCTTTCCCCCGGGTGAAGATCATCACCACAGCTGTGGACAAGAAGGTGAATGACCTTTTCCGGATAATCCCTGGCATTG GGAACTTTGGTGATCGGTACTTTGGGACGGATGCTCCTCCCGACTGGAGTGACGATGAAGATGCTCTTAGCACTTAG
- the UCKL1 gene encoding uridine-cytidine kinase-like 1 isoform X6, translated as MRADRSTAPSKRHSPGRALFSFYIFQSRTPRSAGGGSASPRPLGSPRSPCRRGRSRAWLLAPRFARGPPLARPSSRHGSTGRLGDRSRNAGRDEGVTPFARHRLLLRGGVEMSSPPAFSSVRISGCWALGPDGGNSSAESLDRLYPAVGSTKPPRKRTTSQCKSEPPLLRTSKRTIYTAGRPPWYNEHGTQSKEAFVIGLGGGSASGKTTVATMIIEALDVPWVVLLSMDSFYKVLTKQQQEQAASNDFNFDHPDAFDFDLIIATLKKLKQGKSVKIPIYDFTTHSRKKEWKTLYGANVIIFEGIMAFADKELLKLLDLKIFVDTDSDIRLVRRLRRDISERGRDIEGVIKQYNKFVKPAFDQYIQPTMRLADIVVPRGSGNTVAIDLIVQHVHSQLEEVFLSSQTAGAVQALDASWNMTASCLLRPLRRDRSDAKASWQVPPPRAPRSPQGCRRHSGLSDCPDLLSSGRSGCWFLNPRSQEQGSEPRRHR; from the exons ATGCGTGCTGACCGCTCCACAGCTCCCAGCAAAAGACACTCCCCCGGCCGcgctcttttctctttctacatCTTCCAGTCCCGAACCCCCAGatctgctgggggggggtctgctTCGCCCCGGCCCCTCGGGAGCCCGCGGTCCCCGTGCCGGCGGGGACGTTCCCGTGCATGGCTCCTTGCACCGAGGTTCGCCCGGGGACCCCCACTGGCACGGCCGTCCTCCCGCCACGGTAGCACCGGGAGGTTGGGGGACAGGAGCCGAAACGCGGGCAGGGACGAGGGGGTGACACCCTTTGCCCGGCATCGCCTCCTGCTCCGCGGTGGGGTGGAGATGAGCAGCCCCCCGGCCTTCTCCAGTGTCCGCATATCGGGCTGCTGGGCCCTCGGGCCGGACGGTGG CAACAGCAGTGCCGAATCCTTGGACCGGCTGTACCCTGCAGTGGGCTCCACCAAGCCACCCCGAAAGCGGACCACTAGCCAGTGCAAGTCTGAGCCACCCCTGCTGCGGACCAGCAAGAGGACCATCTACACGGCTGGCCGACCACCATGGTACAACGAGCATGGGACGCAGTCCAAAGAGGCCTTCGTGATAG GCCTGGGAGGAGGCAGTGCCTCTGGGAAGACCACGGTGGCCACCATGATCATTGAGGCTCTCGATGTCCCTTGGGTGGTTCTGCTGTCCATGGACTCCTTCTACAAG GTGTTgaccaagcagcagcaggagcaggcagccagcAATGACTTCAACTTTGACCATCCCGATGCCTTCGACTTTGACCTCATCATCGCCACTCTGAAGAAGCTGAAGCAAGGCAAGAGCGTGAAGATCCCCATCTACGACTTCACCACCCACAGCCGGAAGAAGGAATGG AAAACCCTGTATGGCGCCAACGTGATTATCTTTGAAGGCATCATGGCATTCGCGGACAAGGAGCTCCTGAAG CTCCTGGATCTGAAGATATTTGTGGACACGGACTCGGACATCCGCTTGGTGCGTCGCCTGCGCAGGGACATCAGCGAGCGCGGCCGTGACATCGAGGGTGTCATCAAGCAGTACAACAAGTTTGTCAAGCCCGCCTTCGACCAGTACATCCAGCCCACCATGCGGCTGGCCGACATCGTTGTCCCTCGAG GGAGCGGGAACACAGTGGCTATTGACCTGATCGTTCAGCATGTCCACAGCCAGCTGGAAGAG GTCTTTCTGAGCTCCCAGACGGCAGGAGCCGTTCAGGCCCTGGATGCGAGCTGGAACATGACAGCATCGTGCCTCCTGCGCCCGCTCAGGAGGGACCGCTCTGATGCAAAGGCGTCTTGGCAGGTTCCCCCTCCCAGAGCACCCCGCTCTCCGCAGGGCTGCAGGCGGCACTCGGGGCTTTCTGACTGCCCGGATTTACTAAGCTCTGGCAGGTCGGGATGTTGGTTTCTAAACCCTAGGTCACAGGAGCAAGGATCAGAGCCCCGGCGGCATCGCTAG
- the UCKL1 gene encoding uridine-cytidine kinase-like 1 isoform X8: MRADRSTAPSKRHSPGRALFSFYIFQSRTPRSAGGGSASPRPLGSPRSPCRRGRSRAWLLAPRFARGPPLARPSSRHGSTGRLGDRSRNAGRDEGVTPFARHRLLLRGGVEMSSPPAFSSVRISGCWALGPDGGNSSAESLDRLYPAVGSTKPPRKRTTSQCKSEPPLLRTSKRTIYTAGRPPWYNEHGTQSKEAFVIGLGGGSASGKTTVATMIIEALDVPWVVLLSMDSFYKVLTKQQQEQAASNDFNFDHPDAFDFDLIIATLKKLKQGKSVKIPIYDFTTHSRKKEWKTLYGANVIIFEGIMAFADKELLKLLDLKIFVDTDSDIRLVRRLRRDISERGRDIEGVIKQYNKFVKPAFDQYIQPTMRLADIVVPRGSGNTVAIDLIVQHVHSQLEERELSVRGSCAGIWPPWPQPTSATPFLRPSVC, from the exons ATGCGTGCTGACCGCTCCACAGCTCCCAGCAAAAGACACTCCCCCGGCCGcgctcttttctctttctacatCTTCCAGTCCCGAACCCCCAGatctgctgggggggggtctgctTCGCCCCGGCCCCTCGGGAGCCCGCGGTCCCCGTGCCGGCGGGGACGTTCCCGTGCATGGCTCCTTGCACCGAGGTTCGCCCGGGGACCCCCACTGGCACGGCCGTCCTCCCGCCACGGTAGCACCGGGAGGTTGGGGGACAGGAGCCGAAACGCGGGCAGGGACGAGGGGGTGACACCCTTTGCCCGGCATCGCCTCCTGCTCCGCGGTGGGGTGGAGATGAGCAGCCCCCCGGCCTTCTCCAGTGTCCGCATATCGGGCTGCTGGGCCCTCGGGCCGGACGGTGG CAACAGCAGTGCCGAATCCTTGGACCGGCTGTACCCTGCAGTGGGCTCCACCAAGCCACCCCGAAAGCGGACCACTAGCCAGTGCAAGTCTGAGCCACCCCTGCTGCGGACCAGCAAGAGGACCATCTACACGGCTGGCCGACCACCATGGTACAACGAGCATGGGACGCAGTCCAAAGAGGCCTTCGTGATAG GCCTGGGAGGAGGCAGTGCCTCTGGGAAGACCACGGTGGCCACCATGATCATTGAGGCTCTCGATGTCCCTTGGGTGGTTCTGCTGTCCATGGACTCCTTCTACAAG GTGTTgaccaagcagcagcaggagcaggcagccagcAATGACTTCAACTTTGACCATCCCGATGCCTTCGACTTTGACCTCATCATCGCCACTCTGAAGAAGCTGAAGCAAGGCAAGAGCGTGAAGATCCCCATCTACGACTTCACCACCCACAGCCGGAAGAAGGAATGG AAAACCCTGTATGGCGCCAACGTGATTATCTTTGAAGGCATCATGGCATTCGCGGACAAGGAGCTCCTGAAG CTCCTGGATCTGAAGATATTTGTGGACACGGACTCGGACATCCGCTTGGTGCGTCGCCTGCGCAGGGACATCAGCGAGCGCGGCCGTGACATCGAGGGTGTCATCAAGCAGTACAACAAGTTTGTCAAGCCCGCCTTCGACCAGTACATCCAGCCCACCATGCGGCTGGCCGACATCGTTGTCCCTCGAG GGAGCGGGAACACAGTGGCTATTGACCTGATCGTTCAGCATGTCCACAGCCAGCTGGAAGAG CGTGAACTCAGTGTCAG AGGAAGCTGCGCTGGGATAT gGCCGCCCTGGCCTCAGCCCACCAGTGCCACCCCCTTCCTCAGACCCTCAGTGTGCTGA
- the UCKL1 gene encoding uridine-cytidine kinase-like 1 isoform X3, with the protein MSSPPAFSSVRISGCWALGPDGGNSSAESLDRLYPAVGSTKPPRKRTTSQCKSEPPLLRTSKRTIYTAGRPPWYNEHGTQSKEAFVIGLGGGSASGKTTVATMIIEALDVPWVVLLSMDSFYKVLTKQQQEQAASNDFNFDHPDAFDFDLIIATLKKLKQGKSVKIPIYDFTTHSRKKEWKTLYGANVIIFEGIMAFADKELLKLLDLKIFVDTDSDIRLVRRLRRDISERGRDIEGVIKQYNKFVKPAFDQYIQPTMRLADIVVPRGSGNTVAIDLIVQHVHSQLEERKLRWDMAALASAHQCHPLPQTLSVLKSTPQVRGMHTIIRNKETSRDEFIFYSKRLMRLLIEHALSLLPFQSCTVQTPQGQDYEGRTYSGKQITGVSILRAGETMEPALRAVCKDVRIGTILIQTNCNTGEPELHYLRLPKDISEDHVILMDCTVSTGAAAMMAVRVLLDHDVPEDKIFLLSLLMAEMGVHSVAYAFPRVKIITTAVDKKVNDLFRIIPGIGNFGDRYFGTDAPPDWSDDEDALST; encoded by the exons ATGAGCAGCCCCCCGGCCTTCTCCAGTGTCCGCATATCGGGCTGCTGGGCCCTCGGGCCGGACGGTGG CAACAGCAGTGCCGAATCCTTGGACCGGCTGTACCCTGCAGTGGGCTCCACCAAGCCACCCCGAAAGCGGACCACTAGCCAGTGCAAGTCTGAGCCACCCCTGCTGCGGACCAGCAAGAGGACCATCTACACGGCTGGCCGACCACCATGGTACAACGAGCATGGGACGCAGTCCAAAGAGGCCTTCGTGATAG GCCTGGGAGGAGGCAGTGCCTCTGGGAAGACCACGGTGGCCACCATGATCATTGAGGCTCTCGATGTCCCTTGGGTGGTTCTGCTGTCCATGGACTCCTTCTACAAG GTGTTgaccaagcagcagcaggagcaggcagccagcAATGACTTCAACTTTGACCATCCCGATGCCTTCGACTTTGACCTCATCATCGCCACTCTGAAGAAGCTGAAGCAAGGCAAGAGCGTGAAGATCCCCATCTACGACTTCACCACCCACAGCCGGAAGAAGGAATGG AAAACCCTGTATGGCGCCAACGTGATTATCTTTGAAGGCATCATGGCATTCGCGGACAAGGAGCTCCTGAAG CTCCTGGATCTGAAGATATTTGTGGACACGGACTCGGACATCCGCTTGGTGCGTCGCCTGCGCAGGGACATCAGCGAGCGCGGCCGTGACATCGAGGGTGTCATCAAGCAGTACAACAAGTTTGTCAAGCCCGCCTTCGACCAGTACATCCAGCCCACCATGCGGCTGGCCGACATCGTTGTCCCTCGAG GGAGCGGGAACACAGTGGCTATTGACCTGATCGTTCAGCATGTCCACAGCCAGCTGGAAGAG AGGAAGCTGCGCTGGGATAT gGCCGCCCTGGCCTCAGCCCACCAGTGCCACCCCCTTCCTCAGACCCTCAGTGTGCTGAAGAGCACCCCTCAGGTGAGGGGCATGCACACCATCATCAG AAACAAGGAGACCAGCAGAGATGAGTTCATTTTCTACTCCAAGAGGCTGATGCGGTTGCTGATTGAGCACGCGCTCTCCTTGCTCCCGTTCCAG AGTTGCACAGTGCAGACCCCTCAGGGACAGGACTACGAAGGGAGGACATACAGCGGGAAGCAA ATCACCGGGGTGTCTATCCTGCGAGCGGGCGAGACCATGGAGCCGGCGCTGAGAGCGGTGTGCAAGGACGTCCGCATCGGGACCATCCTCATCCAGACCAACTGCAACACGGGCGAGCCGGAG ctccacTACCTGCGGCTGCCGAAGGACATCAGCGAAGACCACGTCATCCTGATGGACTGCACGGTCTCCACGGGCGCAGCAGCCATGATGGCAGTGCGGGTGCTGCTG GATCATGATGTCCCAGAAGACAAgatcttcctcctctccctgcttaTGGCGGAGATGGGTGTCCACTCAGTCGCCTATGCTTTCCCCCGGGTGAAGATCATCACCACAGCTGTGGACAAGAAGGTGAATGACCTTTTCCGGATAATCCCTGGCATTG GGAACTTTGGTGATCGGTACTTTGGGACGGATGCTCCTCCCGACTGGAGTGACGATGAAGATGCTCTTAGCACTTAG
- the UCKL1 gene encoding uridine-cytidine kinase-like 1 isoform X4 has translation MSSPPAFSSVRISGCWALGPDGGNSSAESLDRLYPAVGSTKPPRKRTTSQCKSEPPLLRTSKRTIYTAGRPPWYNEHGTQSKEAFVIGLGGGSASGKTTVATMIIEALDVPWVVLLSMDSFYKVLTKQQQEQAASNDFNFDHPDAFDFDLIIATLKKLKQGKSVKIPIYDFTTHSRKKEWKTLYGANVIIFEGIMAFADKELLKLLDLKIFVDTDSDIRLVRRLRRDISERGRDIEGVIKQYNKFVKPAFDQYIQPTMRLADIVVPRGSGNTVAIDLIVQHVHSQLEERELSVRAALASAHQCHPLPQTLSVLKSTPQVRGMHTIIRNKETSRDEFIFYSKRLMRLLIEHALSLLPFQSCTVQTPQGQDYEGRTYSGKQITGVSILRAGETMEPALRAVCKDVRIGTILIQTNCNTGEPELHYLRLPKDISEDHVILMDCTVSTGAAAMMAVRVLLDHDVPEDKIFLLSLLMAEMGVHSVAYAFPRVKIITTAVDKKVNDLFRIIPGIGNFGDRYFGTDAPPDWSDDEDALST, from the exons ATGAGCAGCCCCCCGGCCTTCTCCAGTGTCCGCATATCGGGCTGCTGGGCCCTCGGGCCGGACGGTGG CAACAGCAGTGCCGAATCCTTGGACCGGCTGTACCCTGCAGTGGGCTCCACCAAGCCACCCCGAAAGCGGACCACTAGCCAGTGCAAGTCTGAGCCACCCCTGCTGCGGACCAGCAAGAGGACCATCTACACGGCTGGCCGACCACCATGGTACAACGAGCATGGGACGCAGTCCAAAGAGGCCTTCGTGATAG GCCTGGGAGGAGGCAGTGCCTCTGGGAAGACCACGGTGGCCACCATGATCATTGAGGCTCTCGATGTCCCTTGGGTGGTTCTGCTGTCCATGGACTCCTTCTACAAG GTGTTgaccaagcagcagcaggagcaggcagccagcAATGACTTCAACTTTGACCATCCCGATGCCTTCGACTTTGACCTCATCATCGCCACTCTGAAGAAGCTGAAGCAAGGCAAGAGCGTGAAGATCCCCATCTACGACTTCACCACCCACAGCCGGAAGAAGGAATGG AAAACCCTGTATGGCGCCAACGTGATTATCTTTGAAGGCATCATGGCATTCGCGGACAAGGAGCTCCTGAAG CTCCTGGATCTGAAGATATTTGTGGACACGGACTCGGACATCCGCTTGGTGCGTCGCCTGCGCAGGGACATCAGCGAGCGCGGCCGTGACATCGAGGGTGTCATCAAGCAGTACAACAAGTTTGTCAAGCCCGCCTTCGACCAGTACATCCAGCCCACCATGCGGCTGGCCGACATCGTTGTCCCTCGAG GGAGCGGGAACACAGTGGCTATTGACCTGATCGTTCAGCATGTCCACAGCCAGCTGGAAGAG CGTGAACTCAGTGTCAG gGCCGCCCTGGCCTCAGCCCACCAGTGCCACCCCCTTCCTCAGACCCTCAGTGTGCTGAAGAGCACCCCTCAGGTGAGGGGCATGCACACCATCATCAG AAACAAGGAGACCAGCAGAGATGAGTTCATTTTCTACTCCAAGAGGCTGATGCGGTTGCTGATTGAGCACGCGCTCTCCTTGCTCCCGTTCCAG AGTTGCACAGTGCAGACCCCTCAGGGACAGGACTACGAAGGGAGGACATACAGCGGGAAGCAA ATCACCGGGGTGTCTATCCTGCGAGCGGGCGAGACCATGGAGCCGGCGCTGAGAGCGGTGTGCAAGGACGTCCGCATCGGGACCATCCTCATCCAGACCAACTGCAACACGGGCGAGCCGGAG ctccacTACCTGCGGCTGCCGAAGGACATCAGCGAAGACCACGTCATCCTGATGGACTGCACGGTCTCCACGGGCGCAGCAGCCATGATGGCAGTGCGGGTGCTGCTG GATCATGATGTCCCAGAAGACAAgatcttcctcctctccctgcttaTGGCGGAGATGGGTGTCCACTCAGTCGCCTATGCTTTCCCCCGGGTGAAGATCATCACCACAGCTGTGGACAAGAAGGTGAATGACCTTTTCCGGATAATCCCTGGCATTG GGAACTTTGGTGATCGGTACTTTGGGACGGATGCTCCTCCCGACTGGAGTGACGATGAAGATGCTCTTAGCACTTAG
- the UCKL1 gene encoding uridine-cytidine kinase-like 1 isoform X1: MSSPPAFSSVRISGCWALGPDGGNSSAESLDRLYPAVGSTKPPRKRTTSQCKSEPPLLRTSKRTIYTAGRPPWYNEHGTQSKEAFVIGLGGGSASGKTTVATMIIEALDVPWVVLLSMDSFYKVLTKQQQEQAASNDFNFDHPDAFDFDLIIATLKKLKQGKSVKIPIYDFTTHSRKKEWKTLYGANVIIFEGIMAFADKELLKLLDLKIFVDTDSDIRLVRRLRRDISERGRDIEGVIKQYNKFVKPAFDQYIQPTMRLADIVVPRGSGNTVAIDLIVQHVHSQLEERELSVRLSKAVRGRWEPWIPCRAQRLSAASLMAPRRSVAASAWRERKLRWDMAALASAHQCHPLPQTLSVLKSTPQVRGMHTIIRNKETSRDEFIFYSKRLMRLLIEHALSLLPFQSCTVQTPQGQDYEGRTYSGKQITGVSILRAGETMEPALRAVCKDVRIGTILIQTNCNTGEPELHYLRLPKDISEDHVILMDCTVSTGAAAMMAVRVLLDHDVPEDKIFLLSLLMAEMGVHSVAYAFPRVKIITTAVDKKVNDLFRIIPGIGNFGDRYFGTDAPPDWSDDEDALST, translated from the exons ATGAGCAGCCCCCCGGCCTTCTCCAGTGTCCGCATATCGGGCTGCTGGGCCCTCGGGCCGGACGGTGG CAACAGCAGTGCCGAATCCTTGGACCGGCTGTACCCTGCAGTGGGCTCCACCAAGCCACCCCGAAAGCGGACCACTAGCCAGTGCAAGTCTGAGCCACCCCTGCTGCGGACCAGCAAGAGGACCATCTACACGGCTGGCCGACCACCATGGTACAACGAGCATGGGACGCAGTCCAAAGAGGCCTTCGTGATAG GCCTGGGAGGAGGCAGTGCCTCTGGGAAGACCACGGTGGCCACCATGATCATTGAGGCTCTCGATGTCCCTTGGGTGGTTCTGCTGTCCATGGACTCCTTCTACAAG GTGTTgaccaagcagcagcaggagcaggcagccagcAATGACTTCAACTTTGACCATCCCGATGCCTTCGACTTTGACCTCATCATCGCCACTCTGAAGAAGCTGAAGCAAGGCAAGAGCGTGAAGATCCCCATCTACGACTTCACCACCCACAGCCGGAAGAAGGAATGG AAAACCCTGTATGGCGCCAACGTGATTATCTTTGAAGGCATCATGGCATTCGCGGACAAGGAGCTCCTGAAG CTCCTGGATCTGAAGATATTTGTGGACACGGACTCGGACATCCGCTTGGTGCGTCGCCTGCGCAGGGACATCAGCGAGCGCGGCCGTGACATCGAGGGTGTCATCAAGCAGTACAACAAGTTTGTCAAGCCCGCCTTCGACCAGTACATCCAGCCCACCATGCGGCTGGCCGACATCGTTGTCCCTCGAG GGAGCGGGAACACAGTGGCTATTGACCTGATCGTTCAGCATGTCCACAGCCAGCTGGAAGAG CGTGAACTCAGTGTCAG GTTGAGCAAAGCGGTTCGAGGGCGGTGGGAGCCCTGGATCCCTTGCCGCGCGCAGAGGCTCTCGGCTGCAAGCCTGATGGCACCCAGAAGGAGCGTAGCAGCTTCGGCGTGGCGAGAG AGGAAGCTGCGCTGGGATAT gGCCGCCCTGGCCTCAGCCCACCAGTGCCACCCCCTTCCTCAGACCCTCAGTGTGCTGAAGAGCACCCCTCAGGTGAGGGGCATGCACACCATCATCAG AAACAAGGAGACCAGCAGAGATGAGTTCATTTTCTACTCCAAGAGGCTGATGCGGTTGCTGATTGAGCACGCGCTCTCCTTGCTCCCGTTCCAG AGTTGCACAGTGCAGACCCCTCAGGGACAGGACTACGAAGGGAGGACATACAGCGGGAAGCAA ATCACCGGGGTGTCTATCCTGCGAGCGGGCGAGACCATGGAGCCGGCGCTGAGAGCGGTGTGCAAGGACGTCCGCATCGGGACCATCCTCATCCAGACCAACTGCAACACGGGCGAGCCGGAG ctccacTACCTGCGGCTGCCGAAGGACATCAGCGAAGACCACGTCATCCTGATGGACTGCACGGTCTCCACGGGCGCAGCAGCCATGATGGCAGTGCGGGTGCTGCTG GATCATGATGTCCCAGAAGACAAgatcttcctcctctccctgcttaTGGCGGAGATGGGTGTCCACTCAGTCGCCTATGCTTTCCCCCGGGTGAAGATCATCACCACAGCTGTGGACAAGAAGGTGAATGACCTTTTCCGGATAATCCCTGGCATTG GGAACTTTGGTGATCGGTACTTTGGGACGGATGCTCCTCCCGACTGGAGTGACGATGAAGATGCTCTTAGCACTTAG